The following proteins are encoded in a genomic region of Sorangiineae bacterium MSr12523:
- a CDS encoding penicillin acylase family protein, producing MADDDKLVRLVGTLAILVSLGIACSGPTDSLEPAVFGPLGDRPGIQVHDRLPFPRLDAPTDVVRDTYGRPHIYATTLADAMRAEGYMIARDRAGQLELLRRTAEGRMAQIFGDISPNTIDSDIAFRQIGLARIARAQNALIGPGEVRAALEGYAEGVTNAFRDIREGRAMLPESWSMLPIEAFTDWSAVDSLAVARLQTFLLSYDADVDIGNQVVLDNLKATFHASAKDQALRARTGIERDLWWFAPLDPIAERPALSPRPQPSAIASSPSLKGKRTAPKAASIVANRTVGFRDVLDSIRNQWAPAGFGSNAWAISGIASATNHALLASDPHLALTSPGGLWPVSITVGMGSDAAMRLSGAAMPGIPGVILGHNGMVAWGATVTGYDVSDAYSETVSADGQGVVFGTSKVPFQSIDEVIEVRGSAPLVYHVKIVPHHGPIVPVIEGHRVIEPSPGPALSVRWTGSAPTLELAALFGLAHARTTDEGVNALASYAAGAQNWVLADTSGNIAWTSSSHIPIRKREAFSWNPSSYTGTLPCLVLPGDGSAEWTGMLPAEYVPAAKNPASSHIISANNDPTGDLADNDPSNASLPNGTPMYWGCGFDVGYRASRIRARITSANRPLGPEDLSAIQADVRSALGANLVPVLLTVLNRAQEEYAHPDSNSSLSHVLKEPAYDPVRIAEVRTLLETWGADADYRASAGIDLATGEPSPTAGVIPEAIAGRASQATLIFNLWLRNVIIRTLRDEAVAASVNLGHDALLKAIVHLLLDDPRGLATYDPVRRDSIVWDDIQTTDVVETRDDRIVQALLDSIIWLDQKAGSDERQRRWGAYHTVTMSSIAAPIGTSIPARNDRLFSSGFPRDGDEFCVDAAEYNLATVEPDPYFMYRSGPAQRFVIDLDPAGPRAWNAFPTGNSMDPSNHHFRDETEYWRTNRAHLVPFTIDEMIHVSESRIVLIPTPRSM from the coding sequence ATGGCAGATGACGACAAGCTTGTCCGACTTGTAGGCACGTTAGCTATCCTTGTCTCACTCGGTATTGCCTGCTCTGGGCCAACGGATTCGCTCGAACCAGCAGTGTTCGGGCCACTGGGCGACCGGCCCGGCATTCAAGTCCACGATCGACTGCCTTTCCCGAGGCTCGACGCTCCAACAGACGTTGTACGCGATACTTACGGTCGCCCTCACATCTATGCGACTACCCTTGCGGACGCGATGCGAGCGGAGGGATACATGATTGCACGCGATCGTGCCGGTCAGCTCGAGCTGTTGCGGCGCACCGCGGAAGGACGCATGGCGCAAATTTTCGGGGACATTTCGCCAAATACCATTGACAGCGATATTGCGTTTCGTCAAATCGGTTTAGCGAGGATTGCCCGCGCACAGAATGCTCTCATCGGCCCCGGAGAAGTACGCGCTGCACTTGAAGGATATGCCGAGGGCGTGACAAATGCATTTCGCGACATTCGCGAGGGACGCGCGATGCTGCCCGAATCATGGAGCATGCTTCCCATTGAAGCGTTCACGGATTGGAGCGCGGTAGACTCTCTCGCAGTAGCACGACTTCAAACATTTCTGCTTTCTTATGATGCTGACGTCGATATCGGCAATCAGGTCGTGCTAGACAATCTCAAGGCTACGTTCCATGCATCGGCTAAAGACCAGGCTCTTCGGGCGCGCACGGGAATTGAGCGGGATCTTTGGTGGTTCGCCCCACTGGATCCCATTGCCGAGCGCCCCGCCCTTTCCCCGCGCCCCCAACCGAGCGCCATCGCATCGAGTCCTTCACTTAAAGGCAAACGTACGGCGCCGAAAGCAGCCTCGATCGTCGCGAATCGAACCGTTGGCTTTCGCGATGTGCTCGATTCAATTCGAAACCAGTGGGCTCCCGCAGGCTTCGGCTCTAATGCGTGGGCGATCTCGGGCATTGCCAGCGCTACCAACCACGCTTTGCTCGCGAGCGACCCTCATCTGGCCCTCACCTCTCCGGGGGGACTGTGGCCCGTATCGATCACGGTTGGAATGGGGAGCGACGCCGCGATGCGCCTGAGTGGTGCGGCAATGCCTGGCATACCTGGCGTGATCCTCGGTCACAACGGAATGGTTGCCTGGGGTGCAACGGTCACTGGATACGATGTCAGTGATGCGTATTCTGAGACCGTGAGCGCTGATGGTCAGGGTGTCGTATTCGGCACGTCCAAGGTTCCTTTTCAGAGCATCGACGAAGTCATCGAGGTGCGAGGCTCCGCTCCACTGGTCTACCACGTGAAAATTGTGCCGCATCACGGTCCAATAGTCCCCGTGATCGAGGGGCATCGCGTGATCGAGCCATCGCCAGGGCCCGCGCTGAGTGTACGCTGGACCGGATCGGCTCCGACGCTCGAACTGGCGGCACTCTTCGGCCTTGCTCACGCTAGGACAACGGACGAGGGCGTCAACGCGCTTGCCTCGTACGCTGCAGGTGCGCAAAATTGGGTCCTTGCTGACACCTCTGGCAATATTGCTTGGACGAGCTCATCGCATATTCCTATTCGGAAAAGGGAGGCGTTTTCTTGGAATCCTAGCAGCTACACGGGGACCTTGCCGTGCCTGGTGCTACCCGGTGATGGGAGTGCTGAGTGGACTGGCATGCTACCTGCCGAGTACGTTCCGGCCGCTAAGAACCCCGCATCGTCCCACATTATTTCCGCCAACAACGATCCGACTGGCGATCTCGCCGACAACGATCCATCGAACGCATCGCTACCCAACGGAACTCCGATGTACTGGGGCTGCGGCTTTGATGTTGGCTATCGCGCATCGCGCATTCGTGCGCGAATAACTTCCGCGAATCGTCCACTGGGACCGGAAGATCTATCCGCCATCCAGGCTGACGTGCGGTCAGCCCTAGGCGCAAATCTCGTTCCCGTATTACTTACGGTGCTTAATCGCGCGCAGGAAGAGTACGCGCACCCCGATTCAAATTCAAGTCTCTCGCACGTCTTGAAGGAGCCCGCGTACGATCCGGTACGCATTGCAGAGGTTCGCACATTGCTAGAGACATGGGGAGCGGATGCAGATTATCGTGCCTCGGCAGGTATCGACCTCGCAACAGGTGAGCCGTCGCCTACCGCTGGCGTGATTCCGGAAGCAATCGCAGGACGAGCCTCTCAAGCAACCTTGATATTCAATCTTTGGTTACGCAATGTGATTATTCGCACGCTCCGCGACGAGGCTGTCGCGGCATCCGTGAATCTCGGACACGACGCTCTATTGAAAGCAATCGTGCATCTACTACTCGACGATCCGAGGGGCCTGGCTACCTACGATCCTGTTCGGAGAGATTCCATTGTATGGGATGACATTCAAACGACCGATGTGGTTGAAACGCGTGACGATCGCATCGTGCAAGCACTTCTTGATTCTATCATTTGGCTGGACCAGAAGGCCGGTAGCGACGAGCGCCAACGAAGGTGGGGCGCGTATCATACCGTGACGATGTCGTCGATAGCCGCTCCGATTGGTACGTCGATCCCGGCGCGGAACGATCGGCTTTTTTCGAGCGGATTTCCCCGTGACGGTGACGAGTTCTGTGTCGATGCTGCGGAATATAACCTCGCAACAGTGGAACCCGATCCCTATTTCATGTACAGGAGCGGCCCAGCGCAACGCTTCGTGATTGATCTTGATCCCGCAGGGCCGCGTGCATGGAATGCTTTTCCTACGGGCAATTCGATGGATCCGAGCAACCACCACTTTCGTGACGAAACGGAGTACTGGCGGACGAATCGCGCTCACTTGGTCCCGTTCACAATCGACGAGATGATTCACGTAAGTGAGTCACGGATTGTGCTGATTCCCACACCGCGGTCAATGTGA
- a CDS encoding TonB-dependent receptor, translated as MRLRAFRPNLALSVAAMAATIVVVAPAQAQQGAAVLTGKVVDAASKKGVVDVVVTVTSPALQGEQIVTTDKTGTYRIPSLAPGVYTLHLDKEGYRAYQRDQIQLRADATIRLDADLLPEGLKAEEVVIVAHAPTVDVGSTAGGANINSDFTSRIPITNPGARGGAQRSFESIAEAAPGATADLYGTSINGTTSPENSYVIDGLRSNSSKYGTNGSPLSVEFVKEVNVLSSGYMPEYGRSTGGILNVVTKSGSNEYHGSVWANWTPGALEGGRKYPYFSGTSIQTRRTLGNVWDVGFDQSGPIMKDKLWYYVGFGVSRGEYKLSRSVEQTFYDDKTGDPTGTAYLPGSSQEFKAVSTSYQLFGKLDYRINQDNKLALTFAGTPTSSGGGGDYSVDPQTGTVEGSVTSEYNLAGTYGARATQKRSGAYDTILKWTSEFDNKSKNLETTLGWHHELGGTLPPDGFNVGSGLGLANQPAITWRRNNPNLHGLQDFENVAGCTNVPYGDPDANGVRKTKPSCPLLQYNTGGALFIDQQVLDSLTAKSVLTILAQGLGHHVIKGGVEFEWASSWSSRGYTGTRSLREGTTGTSFTSNRGYGYMSGPDHPNPIDRLVTRSNNINIGGFVQDSWQILDKITLNAGVRFDNQFIYGQDGKLFMAFAGMISPRIGVIFDPTQNGRSKLFASYSKFYESVPLNIADRGTGESQLNYNVTRGNCPAGDIQAAISAPGCRDGRTFGAAGVPHGGAGGALAGVGTPDRKYFPAGGGKTLIDPDISPQSMSEFSAGGEYEVIKNGRFGLSYVRRWMNNVVEDMSNDEGATYFIGNPGKGIASTFPEAERNYDGGTVYFMKTFADQWLAQVSYTLSWLRGNIAGLYKPDTGQLDPNSNASFDLRSLMVNQSGDLPGDSRHQIKVYAAKDINVTKESIVQVGGSFSARSGGPTNFLGSHPLYGADETFILPRGSGDRLPWNANVGTHLGYNYRFENGMTIGLTMDIFNLLNFQGELARSERYTASDVLPIANGTKGDLANGIKTPTGAPFDPKTELYPNFGNATRYQEPRQFRFGIRGTF; from the coding sequence ATGAGACTGCGAGCTTTTCGACCCAATTTGGCTCTTTCCGTCGCCGCGATGGCCGCGACGATCGTCGTGGTCGCGCCTGCGCAAGCGCAGCAGGGTGCGGCGGTACTTACCGGTAAGGTCGTTGATGCTGCTTCGAAGAAAGGAGTTGTGGATGTCGTCGTCACCGTGACGTCACCCGCTCTCCAGGGCGAGCAGATCGTCACCACCGACAAGACTGGGACCTACCGGATTCCGTCCCTCGCACCAGGTGTTTATACCTTACACCTCGATAAAGAGGGTTATCGGGCCTATCAGCGCGATCAGATTCAGCTGCGTGCAGACGCAACCATTCGCCTGGATGCCGACCTGCTGCCGGAAGGCTTGAAAGCCGAAGAGGTGGTCATCGTCGCCCACGCACCGACGGTCGACGTCGGGTCCACCGCAGGTGGCGCCAACATCAATAGCGACTTCACCTCGCGTATTCCGATTACGAACCCCGGTGCACGCGGTGGTGCACAGCGTAGCTTCGAGTCGATCGCGGAAGCCGCTCCGGGCGCGACCGCGGACCTTTACGGTACGTCGATCAACGGCACCACGTCGCCGGAGAACTCGTACGTCATCGACGGTCTGCGTTCGAATAGCTCGAAATACGGAACCAACGGCTCACCGTTGTCCGTCGAATTCGTGAAAGAGGTCAACGTTCTCTCCAGCGGTTACATGCCGGAGTACGGGCGTTCCACCGGCGGTATCCTCAACGTCGTCACCAAGTCGGGTTCGAACGAGTACCACGGCTCGGTCTGGGCGAACTGGACGCCGGGCGCGCTCGAGGGCGGGCGCAAGTATCCGTACTTCTCGGGCACCTCGATTCAGACGCGCCGCACGCTCGGCAACGTGTGGGATGTAGGCTTCGACCAGAGCGGTCCGATCATGAAGGACAAGCTTTGGTACTACGTGGGCTTCGGTGTCTCACGCGGCGAGTACAAGCTTTCGCGCAGCGTCGAGCAGACGTTCTATGATGACAAGACCGGAGACCCCACTGGCACGGCGTACCTTCCCGGATCGAGCCAAGAGTTCAAGGCCGTATCGACGTCGTATCAGTTGTTCGGCAAACTCGATTACCGCATCAATCAGGACAACAAACTCGCACTGACCTTCGCTGGCACGCCGACGTCGTCGGGTGGTGGTGGTGATTACTCGGTCGATCCGCAGACGGGCACCGTCGAGGGCAGCGTCACGTCCGAGTACAATCTTGCGGGTACGTACGGCGCGAGGGCGACGCAGAAGCGTTCGGGCGCCTACGACACGATTTTGAAGTGGACGTCGGAGTTTGACAACAAGTCGAAGAACCTCGAGACGACGCTCGGCTGGCACCACGAGCTGGGCGGCACGTTGCCCCCCGACGGATTCAACGTGGGCAGCGGCCTCGGTCTGGCCAATCAGCCGGCCATCACGTGGCGGCGGAACAATCCCAATCTCCACGGGCTCCAGGATTTCGAGAACGTGGCCGGATGCACGAACGTCCCATACGGGGACCCCGATGCGAACGGAGTTCGGAAGACCAAGCCAAGCTGCCCTCTCCTCCAGTACAACACCGGTGGTGCGCTCTTCATCGATCAGCAGGTCCTCGATAGCCTGACCGCGAAGAGCGTTCTGACCATTCTGGCGCAGGGGCTCGGTCACCACGTCATCAAGGGCGGAGTCGAGTTCGAGTGGGCATCGTCGTGGAGCAGCCGCGGCTACACGGGAACGCGCTCGCTTCGCGAGGGAACGACCGGAACCAGCTTCACCTCGAACCGCGGCTATGGCTACATGAGTGGCCCGGATCACCCGAACCCGATTGACCGGCTCGTCACGCGCTCGAACAACATCAATATCGGTGGGTTCGTGCAGGACAGCTGGCAGATCCTGGACAAGATTACGTTGAACGCCGGCGTGCGCTTCGATAATCAGTTCATCTACGGGCAGGACGGGAAGCTCTTCATGGCCTTCGCGGGCATGATTTCGCCGCGTATCGGCGTCATCTTCGATCCGACGCAGAACGGCCGCTCCAAGCTGTTCGCGAGCTACTCGAAGTTCTACGAGAGCGTTCCGCTCAATATCGCAGACCGCGGAACTGGCGAGTCGCAGCTCAATTACAACGTGACGAGGGGCAATTGCCCGGCCGGCGACATCCAAGCGGCGATTTCGGCTCCAGGATGCCGCGATGGTCGCACGTTCGGTGCAGCGGGTGTTCCTCACGGTGGTGCAGGTGGCGCGCTCGCGGGCGTGGGTACGCCTGATCGCAAGTACTTCCCGGCCGGCGGCGGCAAGACCCTCATCGATCCGGATATCAGCCCGCAGTCGATGAGCGAATTCAGCGCCGGCGGCGAGTACGAAGTCATCAAGAATGGCCGCTTCGGTCTCAGTTACGTGCGCCGCTGGATGAACAACGTCGTCGAGGACATGAGCAACGACGAAGGCGCCACGTACTTCATCGGCAATCCGGGCAAAGGCATCGCTTCGACATTCCCCGAGGCGGAGCGCAATTACGACGGCGGTACCGTCTACTTCATGAAGACGTTCGCCGACCAGTGGCTCGCGCAAGTGAGCTACACGCTCTCTTGGTTGCGCGGAAACATCGCCGGTCTGTACAAGCCGGACACCGGCCAGCTCGACCCGAACTCCAACGCGTCGTTCGACTTGCGCTCGCTGATGGTGAATCAGTCGGGTGACCTGCCCGGCGACAGCCGTCACCAGATCAAGGTGTACGCGGCGAAGGATATCAACGTCACCAAGGAATCGATCGTGCAGGTGGGTGGCTCCTTCTCGGCGCGTTCGGGCGGACCGACCAACTTCCTTGGTTCGCACCCCCTTTACGGCGCCGACGAGACGTTCATCCTTCCGCGTGGTTCCGGCGATCGGCTTCCCTGGAATGCCAATGTCGGCACCCACCTCGGGTACAATTACCGATTCGAGAATGGCATGACCATCGGCCTCACGATGGACATCTTCAACTTGCTCAACTTCCAGGGCGAACTCGCTCGAAGTGAGCGCTACACGGCTTCCGACGTTCTCCCGATTGCCAATGGAACGAAGGGCGACCTCGCGAACGGTATCAAGACGCCGACCGGCGCGCCGTTCGATCCGAAGACGGAACTATATCCGAACTTCGGAAACGCGACTCGCTACCAAGAGCCCCGGCAATTCCGTTTCGGTATCCGAGGCACCTTTTGA
- a CDS encoding TauD/TfdA family dioxygenase, with product MASSSGGGAHGVVAEGVRIREVARERGLSVVRAQSRVLKLPTVAPECETLAHQWLAEGWSPLQYLRPCSMLNSSIRAEHADHASHAIRAPTRAEDAISIRLAVVAWSGRVRVEGMARCSGIPTPRNIVLLGPGGTEKDALDDRPEHRGRQARPQARCSCAFFGTNHITTSCHYCAKTLLITLTKNLHMLIPELIQLSSGRCPVVFGPRGASPGPDWLCQMLAEYRTEVRALLNVHGAVLFRNFDVSSARLLEKATAAFSPDAWVKYREASTPRETVEGNVATSTTYPNTESIYQHNENSHVMSWPLYLMFCCEVRATAGGATPLCDVRRVYRRIPIGLRTRLEDEGFLYRRAFGYHKRIGFSWSAAFGLSSKSDLETYFMKNSMRAEWGQLDNDRLVATYRRWASLEHPITKERVWFNHGTFFNIYNQAEARRQLITRVVGLEGAPYHTFFGNGSAITISEYQELRSAYDAEMSSVPWERGDLMLIDNMLTSHGRESFEGPRRVLVTMTDRVDARRVAAPDTFALPTTQPRLVDIVMRDEVAVR from the coding sequence ATGGCCTCGTCGTCTGGGGGTGGTGCCCATGGCGTGGTGGCCGAAGGGGTTCGGATTCGAGAAGTGGCGCGTGAGCGCGGGCTGTCCGTCGTGCGCGCTCAGTCTCGCGTGCTCAAACTGCCCACAGTCGCACCGGAGTGCGAAACACTGGCGCACCAATGGCTGGCCGAGGGTTGGTCGCCTTTGCAATACCTGCGGCCTTGCTCGATGCTGAACTCGTCGATCCGCGCCGAGCACGCGGATCATGCATCGCATGCGATCCGCGCGCCTACCCGCGCAGAAGATGCTATCTCAATTCGATTGGCGGTGGTCGCATGGTCTGGACGCGTCCGGGTTGAAGGTATGGCTCGATGCAGCGGCATTCCGACCCCGCGCAATATCGTGCTCCTGGGTCCGGGCGGTACGGAAAAAGACGCACTTGACGACCGCCCCGAGCATCGAGGCCGTCAAGCGCGGCCACAGGCTCGTTGCTCGTGTGCTTTTTTTGGAACTAACCACATAACAACATCATGTCATTATTGCGCAAAAACATTATTGATCACACTAACAAAGAATCTCCACATGCTAATTCCTGAGCTAATCCAGTTGAGCAGCGGTCGGTGCCCGGTCGTCTTCGGTCCGCGCGGCGCGAGCCCCGGACCGGATTGGTTATGTCAAATGCTCGCCGAATACCGGACGGAGGTGAGGGCCCTTTTGAACGTCCATGGTGCAGTACTCTTTCGCAACTTCGACGTCTCCAGCGCGCGGCTCCTGGAGAAAGCCACAGCGGCTTTTTCGCCCGACGCGTGGGTCAAGTACCGAGAAGCATCCACGCCTCGAGAGACCGTGGAGGGGAATGTCGCCACTTCGACAACTTACCCTAATACTGAATCAATTTATCAACACAATGAAAATTCGCATGTAATGAGTTGGCCACTTTATTTAATGTTCTGCTGTGAAGTCCGAGCCACTGCCGGTGGCGCGACGCCGCTCTGCGACGTTCGTCGAGTGTACAGAAGAATACCCATCGGATTGCGGACACGGTTGGAGGACGAGGGCTTCTTGTACCGTCGCGCATTCGGCTATCACAAGCGAATTGGTTTCTCCTGGAGCGCTGCGTTTGGCCTTTCGTCGAAGTCTGATTTAGAAACCTATTTTATGAAAAACTCAATGCGTGCCGAATGGGGACAACTCGATAACGACCGCCTGGTTGCTACTTATCGAAGGTGGGCGTCACTGGAACATCCGATTACAAAAGAACGCGTGTGGTTCAATCACGGCACGTTTTTTAATATATACAATCAAGCCGAGGCGCGTCGTCAATTAATAACACGCGTGGTAGGTTTAGAAGGGGCGCCGTATCATACCTTTTTCGGCAATGGCAGCGCAATTACAATATCGGAGTATCAAGAACTTCGTTCTGCTTACGACGCCGAAATGAGCTCCGTACCTTGGGAGCGAGGTGATCTCATGTTGATCGACAATATGCTGACAAGCCATGGGCGAGAATCCTTCGAGGGGCCCCGCCGCGTCCTGGTCACTATGACCGACCGTGTGGATGCTCGACGGGTCGCAGCACCCGATACATTTGCATTGCCGACTACACAGCCGCGCCTTGTTGATATCGTGATGCGTGATGAAGTAGCCGTTCGGTAA
- a CDS encoding TonB-dependent receptor yields the protein MKLRSFRRHLPQFTALAALTATVVVVAPARAQQGAAVLTGKVVDASSKKGVVDVVVTVTSPALQGEQIVTTDKTGTYRIPSLPPGVYTLHLDKEGFRAYERKEIQLRADATIRLDADLLPEGLQADVVVITAHTPTVDVGSTTTGSNIDAEFASRVPVTNPGARGGAQRTFESVAEAAPGATADRYGTSIMGTTSPENSYVIDGMRTNSSRYGLNGSPLSIEFVKEVNVLSGGYMPEYGKATGGILNVVTKSGSNEYHGNVWANWTPGALEGARKYPFFQGTTFQTRRSLGNVYDVGFDQSGPIVKDKLWYYVGFGVSRAIYNLDRSLYQYSGINPTTGAVDPFSGSEVPGTSQQYKATATSYQIFAKLDYRINQDNKLALSFAATPTTSGGGGDFSVSPSSGQVEGAVQELNIDGTYSRLAHTRRSGAYDTILKWTSEFDNKSKNIETIIGWHHEVGGQLPADGFNVASGLGYSAIPSATMRRNPLYHDASEFERVPAGACGYTTLADGRRQQANCPVVQYRGGGPGFIDQQVLDSYALKSVLTVLAQGAGHHVIKAGAELELATSWASRGSTGGRTFTESTNGRRFDTGGSYGYLTAPDTPVLWDRLVTRSHSFSVGGFIQDSWSIMDKVTLNVGVRYDNQFLFSTDGKLFMSLPNQISPRVGLIYDPFQNGRSKLFVSYAKFYQSVPLNLMDRGVEPRAEKSLDTPSQCNALDPGSATGPCMNNTKVWPAVGGRQGGSNIPDRNYFPYGGGKTIVDPDLSPQSMSELSGGGEYEIVKNGRFGMSYVRRWMNNVIEDMSNDEAATFFIGNPGKGIASGFPEAERNYDAGTVYFMKTFADSWLAQVSYTLSWLRGNIAGLYKPDTGQLDPNANSTFDLKSILTNQTGDLPGDRRHAIKVYGAKDFQITKESHLDIGGSVQVRSGGPTNVLGAHPLYGADEVYILPRGTGERLPWNANFGTHVGYGWKFENGMALQFTCDIFNLLNLQGALSTDERYTRNEVYAVPGGSKADLPSNVKQVAGGALQSGSVNPNFGNANLYQEPRQFRFGIRGSF from the coding sequence ATGAAACTGCGATCTTTCCGACGTCATCTTCCTCAGTTCACCGCCCTTGCCGCGTTGACTGCCACCGTCGTGGTGGTGGCGCCGGCACGAGCGCAGCAGGGCGCGGCCGTCCTCACCGGCAAAGTCGTCGATGCCTCCAGCAAGAAGGGCGTCGTGGACGTCGTCGTGACGGTGACGTCGCCGGCCCTTCAAGGCGAGCAAATCGTCACCACGGACAAAACGGGTACGTACCGTATCCCGTCGCTTCCGCCGGGTGTTTACACGCTGCACCTGGATAAAGAAGGATTCCGCGCTTACGAGCGCAAAGAGATTCAGCTCCGCGCCGACGCGACCATCCGCCTCGACGCCGATCTTCTGCCGGAGGGCCTCCAGGCCGACGTGGTCGTCATTACGGCCCATACGCCCACCGTCGACGTCGGGTCGACCACGACGGGGTCGAACATCGACGCCGAATTCGCATCACGCGTTCCCGTGACCAATCCGGGTGCCCGCGGCGGTGCACAGCGTACCTTCGAATCGGTGGCCGAGGCCGCGCCAGGCGCCACCGCGGATCGCTACGGCACGTCGATCATGGGTACGACGTCGCCGGAGAACTCGTACGTCATCGACGGCATGCGCACGAACAGCTCGCGCTACGGCTTGAACGGCTCGCCGCTGTCGATCGAGTTCGTCAAAGAGGTGAACGTGCTCTCCGGCGGGTACATGCCGGAGTACGGAAAGGCGACCGGCGGTATCCTCAACGTCGTCACCAAGTCGGGTTCGAACGAGTACCACGGCAACGTGTGGGCGAACTGGACCCCGGGAGCACTCGAAGGCGCACGCAAGTATCCGTTCTTCCAGGGCACGACCTTCCAGACGCGCCGCTCGTTGGGCAACGTGTACGACGTGGGCTTCGACCAGAGCGGTCCGATCGTCAAGGACAAGCTTTGGTACTACGTGGGTTTCGGCGTTTCGCGCGCAATCTACAATTTGGATCGCAGCCTCTATCAATACAGCGGCATCAATCCGACGACCGGAGCCGTCGATCCGTTTTCGGGGTCGGAAGTTCCCGGGACCTCGCAGCAGTACAAGGCGACGGCGACCTCGTATCAGATTTTCGCGAAACTCGATTATCGCATCAATCAAGATAACAAACTTGCATTGAGCTTTGCGGCGACGCCCACGACGTCGGGCGGAGGCGGGGATTTTTCGGTCAGCCCCAGCTCCGGCCAGGTCGAGGGCGCTGTGCAAGAGCTCAACATCGATGGCACCTACAGCCGACTCGCGCACACGCGGCGTTCGGGCGCCTACGACACGATTTTGAAGTGGACGTCGGAGTTCGACAACAAGTCGAAGAACATCGAGACCATCATCGGATGGCACCACGAGGTGGGTGGCCAGCTGCCTGCGGACGGATTCAACGTCGCGAGTGGCCTTGGGTATTCGGCGATTCCATCCGCCACGATGCGGCGCAATCCCCTTTATCACGACGCGTCGGAGTTCGAGCGCGTGCCGGCAGGGGCATGCGGATACACGACGCTTGCCGACGGTAGGCGCCAACAAGCCAATTGCCCCGTCGTGCAGTATCGCGGCGGCGGACCGGGCTTCATCGATCAGCAGGTCCTCGATAGCTATGCCCTCAAGAGCGTGCTCACCGTGCTCGCGCAAGGCGCTGGCCACCACGTCATCAAGGCGGGTGCGGAGCTCGAATTGGCGACGTCGTGGGCGAGCCGCGGCAGCACCGGTGGACGCACCTTCACGGAGTCGACCAACGGACGTCGCTTCGATACGGGCGGCAGCTACGGCTATCTGACGGCGCCGGATACCCCCGTTCTTTGGGACCGCTTGGTGACCCGTTCCCACTCGTTCAGCGTCGGCGGCTTCATTCAAGACAGCTGGTCGATCATGGACAAGGTGACGCTGAACGTCGGTGTTCGTTACGACAATCAGTTCTTGTTCAGCACCGACGGGAAGCTTTTCATGAGCCTTCCCAACCAGATTTCGCCACGCGTGGGCCTCATCTACGACCCGTTCCAGAACGGCCGCTCGAAGCTGTTCGTCAGCTATGCCAAGTTCTATCAGAGCGTGCCGCTGAACCTGATGGATCGCGGCGTCGAGCCTCGAGCGGAGAAATCGCTCGATACCCCCTCGCAATGCAATGCGCTCGACCCGGGGTCCGCCACGGGCCCGTGCATGAACAACACGAAGGTGTGGCCGGCCGTCGGCGGCCGTCAGGGTGGCTCCAACATCCCCGACCGCAACTACTTCCCATACGGCGGCGGCAAGACCATCGTCGACCCGGATCTCAGCCCGCAATCGATGAGCGAGTTGAGCGGTGGTGGCGAGTACGAAATCGTCAAGAATGGCCGTTTCGGTATGTCCTACGTGCGCCGCTGGATGAACAACGTCATCGAGGACATGAGCAACGACGAGGCGGCGACGTTCTTCATCGGCAACCCGGGGAAGGGGATTGCCTCGGGCTTCCCCGAGGCCGAGCGCAACTACGACGCCGGCACCGTGTACTTCATGAAGACGTTCGCCGACAGCTGGCTCGCGCAAGTGAGCTACACCCTGTCGTGGCTTCGCGGAAACATCGCCGGCCTCTACAAGCCGGACACCGGCCAGCTCGACCCGAACGCGAACTCCACGTTCGACCTGAAGTCGATTCTGACCAACCAGACAGGTGACCTGCCCGGCGATCGTCGGCACGCGATCAAGGTGTACGGCGCCAAGGACTTCCAGATTACGAAGGAGTCTCACTTGGACATCGGCGGCTCGGTGCAGGTGCGCTCGGGCGGCCCCACGAACGTGCTCGGCGCACACCCGCTCTACGGCGCCGACGAGGTCTACATCCTTCCGCGCGGTACGGGCGAGCGCCTGCCCTGGAACGCCAATTTCGGCACACACGTGGGCTACGGCTGGAAGTTCGAGAATGGGATGGCGCTGCAGTTTACGTGCGACATCTTCAACCTGCTGAACCTCCAGGGCGCCCTGAGCACGGACGAGCGCTACACCCGCAACGAGGTCTATGCCGTGCCGGGCGGCTCCAAGGCCGACCTTCCGAGCAACGTGAAGCAGGTCGCCGGCGGTGCCCTGCAATCGGGCTCGGTGAACCCGAACTTCGGGAACGCCAACCTGTACCAAGAGCCACGGCAGTTCCGTTTCGGCATCCGCGGCAGCTTCTAA